The genomic window AAGGGTGTTTGCGGCGTAGTGATTTATCTCGGCCTTTAGCTAGATGAATTGAAGGAGTCATAATTTACTCTGTTGGTTGAAATTTGCAGGAGACGTATTGTCGGGGAAGTGAATTTGAAAAGCAAATAAGAAAGGGCTACAGAAGCAGCCCAAGTATCAATATTTTAATGTCCCGATGTTTAATGGTTATGCTTTGAGGCCAGTTAGTAGGCCTTCCATCGTGTCGCTCTGCTTACGAAGTTGATCAACATTGGAGTTACTCTTGCTGATCATTTGACAGATGCTGTCAGATTGATGGCGAATCTCTGACACGCTTTGTGCAATATTGTCTGCGACCACACCTTGCTCTTCAGCCGCCGTTGCGATTTGAGTACTACTATCTGCAATCGATTGATTCTTTTCAGCCAAAGAGTCAATCTCAATATTGACTTCAGACATCAATGTTTGGCCTTGACTGGCGTTATGGACCGTCACATCCATCAACTTTGTCAGTGACTGACTATTGCGCTGCAAGGATTCGATCATGCTTTGAATTTCAACCGTTGCTTGTTGAGTTCGTCCGGCAAGGGCACGAACTTCGTCCGCAACAACAGCAAAACCTCGACCTTGCTCACCAGCACGAGCGGCTTCAATCGCTGCGTTCAATGCAAGTAAGTTGGTCTGTTCTGAAATACTATTGATGGTGGCGACCACTTCATCGATTTGTGCAGCGTTAGCATCAAGCTCTTCCACCGCTTTCGAAGCTGATTGGATCTCGTTAGATAGGTTAGAGATAGAGTCTAAAGTATTAGAAACCTTAAGTTGTCCATTTTGTGCGACACCACGAGCATCCAGCGTTTGAGAGCTCGACTCATGGGCAAGAGTCGCGACTTCCCGGATGGTAGCGGCCATTTGTTCCGTAGCACTTGCTAGGCTATTTAAATGCTCTTGCTGGTTACTGGAAATGTCGGAGCTTTGCAGAGTCGATTGGTTTAAATCTGAACTGATCTGCTGCATGAGAGCGACAGATTCTTGGATAGATAACACCATCTTTTGTTCGCGTTTGGCGACCTTATCGATAGTAATTGCAATGTCACTGAACTCATCACGGACTGGGAAATAGTTCATTCGGCAAGTTAAGTCGCCATTCGCTAGGGTGTTCAAAGCTTTGTTCATCGAGAACATGGCTCCACCTATGAACGTCATGATGTAATAAACGCCCAGTGCAATAAGTGATAGGGTCACGGCGATGATAGAAATGTGTGTTGTAGTTAGCGCTGACCAAAGGTTCTGATCCGGATTTGCGACTAAACTGAAAGCGCCATTCATGACTGGTATTGAACCAACACCATAACCTAAAGAAATCGTTGAAGAATGGCTAACAAGTTGAGCAACTTGCTCTTGAGTGAGCTGACCGGCTTCGATAAGTCCTTTAATTAATATTACTTCTTCTTGGTAAAGGTGAACGAGTAATGCGTCTGCAGCGCTATCTAAAACGAGGGTTAGTATGACCAAAGCGACAACCGGTAATAAGAAGAGTAGATAGAACTTTTCTTGGATTTTTAGGTGAATGAGATATTTATCAATCCAACGAAATGGGATTTCTTTCATAATTGTTATACTCGAAGTAAGTCCACAAACAAGCGGTAAATGTATAGATAGCTGACTATATCATTCATATAATTTATGAGGCAACGTTATGAGAAATTCACGATTTATATTTGTCGTATCAGGCATAGTTCAGTGTGTTGGTTTCCGATATCACACCCGCAAACAGGCACAAGCTTTGGGTATATCGGGTTATGCTAAGAATTTGAGTGATGGGCGAGTCGAAGTGTTAGCCGTGGGAGATATCGTGCAGATCAATACGTTGTATGATTGGTTACAAATAGGCCCTGCAAGTGCAAAAGTCGACCGTGTT from Vibrio artabrorum includes these protein-coding regions:
- a CDS encoding methyl-accepting chemotaxis protein codes for the protein MKEIPFRWIDKYLIHLKIQEKFYLLFLLPVVALVILTLVLDSAADALLVHLYQEEVILIKGLIEAGQLTQEQVAQLVSHSSTISLGYGVGSIPVMNGAFSLVANPDQNLWSALTTTHISIIAVTLSLIALGVYYIMTFIGGAMFSMNKALNTLANGDLTCRMNYFPVRDEFSDIAITIDKVAKREQKMVLSIQESVALMQQISSDLNQSTLQSSDISSNQQEHLNSLASATEQMAATIREVATLAHESSSQTLDARGVAQNGQLKVSNTLDSISNLSNEIQSASKAVEELDANAAQIDEVVATINSISEQTNLLALNAAIEAARAGEQGRGFAVVADEVRALAGRTQQATVEIQSMIESLQRNSQSLTKLMDVTVHNASQGQTLMSEVNIEIDSLAEKNQSIADSSTQIATAAEEQGVVADNIAQSVSEIRHQSDSICQMISKSNSNVDQLRKQSDTMEGLLTGLKA
- the yccX gene encoding acylphosphatase, whose protein sequence is MRNSRFIFVVSGIVQCVGFRYHTRKQAQALGISGYAKNLSDGRVEVLAVGDIVQINTLYDWLQIGPASAKVDRVIKREIEDTNEQMFSSGEFKIL